In one Thermosipho ferrireducens genomic region, the following are encoded:
- a CDS encoding IMPACT family protein produces the protein MKIYSVKMNVQRSLFIATTTHVESVNEAKDFFRTISHKYRDATHNCPAYRIIENNGILEFSSDAGEPSGTAGKPILGVLKKYELLNVAIVVTRYFGGVKLGIRGLIEAYSGIVEKLINSANIEEMVLMPIYRIKVNYASYGKIMQEIHRRGFIIKNTDFDTNTGYIEIMGTGDVNGFDIVKSDVIYIRGGDFNDFKEGT, from the coding sequence TTGAAAATCTATAGTGTAAAAATGAATGTACAACGGTCCCTGTTTATTGCAACAACCACTCATGTTGAAAGTGTGAATGAAGCAAAGGATTTTTTCAGAACTATTTCTCACAAATATAGAGACGCAACTCACAATTGTCCAGCATATAGAATTATAGAAAATAATGGAATTCTTGAGTTTTCATCAGATGCCGGTGAACCTTCTGGAACTGCGGGAAAACCCATTTTAGGAGTGTTAAAAAAGTACGAACTTTTAAATGTAGCAATTGTCGTTACCAGGTATTTTGGTGGTGTCAAGTTGGGGATTCGTGGTTTAATTGAAGCTTATAGTGGTATTGTTGAAAAATTGATCAACAGTGCTAATATAGAAGAGATGGTCTTAATGCCAATATACAGAATAAAAGTTAATTATGCATCTTACGGTAAAATAATGCAGGAAATTCATAGAAGAGGATTTATTATAAAAAATACAGATTTTGATACAAACACAGGATATATTGAAATCATGGGTACAGGGGATGTAAACGGATTTGATATAGTTAAAAGTGATGTAATATATATAAGAGGAGGCGATTTTAATGATTTCAAAGAGGGCACTTGA